The following are encoded in a window of Gossypium raimondii isolate GPD5lz chromosome 13, ASM2569854v1, whole genome shotgun sequence genomic DNA:
- the LOC105784998 gene encoding proline-rich receptor-like protein kinase PERK2 — MASFNCLALAFLTALSFASIDVGVAARHLLQQPQPQSLPSFPNLPTPSRQSFPWLGALPPLPTTLPTGLPPLPSIPSVPTIPTAVPPIPFSFPPLPSFPNLPNPGALPPLPATLPRGLPPLPNIPSIPTAVPSIAFFSPPPSSSTP; from the coding sequence ATGGCCTCTTTCAATTGCCTTGCTTTAGCATTCTTGACTGCTTTGTCATTTGCAAGCATTGATGTTGGGGTAGCAGCTCGTCACCTTCTGCAGCAGCCTCAACCGCAAAGTTTACCATCTTTCCCTAATCTCCCAACGCCATCCCGACAATCATTCCCATGGCTTGGGGCGCTTCCTCCACTTCCTACCACATTGCCAACAGGACTACCCCCTCTGCCAAGCATTCCCTCGGTCCCCACAATCCCAACTGCTGTTCCCCCTattcctttctcttttccacCATTGCCATCTTTCCCTAATCTCCCAAACCCTGGGGCGCTTCCTCCACTTCCAGCCACATTGCCAAGAGGACTGCCGCCTCTGCCAAACATTCCCTCAATCCCAACTGCAGTTCCCTCTATTGCTTTCTTTTCTCCACCACCTTCTAGTTCTACTCCTTGA
- the LOC105784330 gene encoding proline-rich receptor-like protein kinase PERK2 isoform X2 encodes MASFNCLALAFLIALSFASIDVGVAARHLLQQPQPQSLPSFPNLPTPSRQSFPWPGALPPLPTTLPTGLPPLPSIPSVPTIPTAVPPIPFSFPPLPSFPNLPNPGALPPLPTTLPRGLPPLPSIPSIPTAVPSIPFFSPPPSRSTP; translated from the exons atggcttctttcAATTGCCTTGCTTTAGCATTCTTGATTGCTTTGTCATTTGCAAGCATTGATGTTGGGGTAGCAGCTCGTCAC CTTCTGCAGCAGCCTCAACCGCAAAGTTTACCATCTTTCCCTAATCTCCCAACGCCATCCCGACAATCATTCCCATGGCCTGGGGCGCTTCCTCCACTTCCTACCACATTGCCAACAGGACTACCCCCTCTGCCAAGCATTCCCTCAGTCCCCACAATCCCAACTGCAGTTCCCCCTattcctttctcttttccacCATTGCCATCTTTTCCTAATCTCCCAAACCCTGGGGCGCTTCCTCCACTTCCTACCACATTGCCAAGAGGACTGCCGCCTCTGCCAAGCATTCCCTCAATCCCAACTGCAGTTCCCTCtattcctttcttttctccacCACCTTCTCGTTCTACTCCTTGA
- the LOC105784330 gene encoding leucine-rich repeat extensin-like protein 5 isoform X1, with product MASFNCLALAFLIALSFASIDVGVAARHLLQQPQPQSLPSFPNLPTPSRPSFSWPGPLPPLPTTLPTGLPPLPSIPSVPTIPTAVPPIPFSFPPLPSFPNLPNPGALPPLPTTLPTGLPPLPSIPSIPTAVPSIPFFSPPPSRSTP from the coding sequence atggcttctttcAATTGCCTTGCTTTAGCATTCTTGATTGCTTTGTCATTTGCAAGCATTGATGTTGGGGTAGCAGCTCGTCACCTTCTGCAGCAGCCTCAACCGCAAAGTTTACCATCTTTCCCTAATCTCCCAACGCCATCCCGACCATCATTCTCATGGCCTGGGCCGCTTCCTCCACTTCCTACCACATTGCCAACAGGACTACCCCCTCTGCCAAGCATTCCCTCAGTCCCCACAATCCCAACTGCAGTTCCCCCTattcctttctcttttccacCATTGCCATCTTTCCCTAATCTCCCAAACCCTGGGGCGCTTCCTCCACTTCCTACCACATTGCCAACAGGACTGCCGCCTCTGCCAAGCATTCCCTCAATCCCAACTGCAGTTCCCTCtattcctttcttttctccacCACCTTCTCGTTCTACTCCTTGA
- the LOC105781317 gene encoding proline-rich receptor-like protein kinase PERK2: protein MASFNCLALAFLIALSFASIDVGVAARHLLQQPQPQSLPSFPNLPTPSRQSFPWPGALPPLPTTLPTGLPPLPSIPSVPTIPTAVPPIPFSFPPLPSFPNLPNPGALPPLPTTLPRGLPPLPSIPSIPTAVPSIPFFSPPPSRSTP from the coding sequence ATGGCCTCTTTCAATTGCCTTGCTTTAGCATTCTTGATTGCTTTGTCATTTGCAAGCATTGATGTTGGGGTAGCAGCTCGTCACCTTCTGCAGCAGCCTCAACCGCAAAGTTTACCATCTTTCCCTAATCTCCCAACGCCATCCCGACAATCATTCCCATGGCCTGGGGCGCTTCCTCCACTTCCTACCACATTGCCAACAGGACTACCCCCTCTGCCAAGCATTCCCTCGGTCCCCACAATCCCAACTGCAGTTCCCCCTattcctttctcttttccacCATTGCCATCTTTCCCTAATCTCCCAAACCCTGGGGCGCTTCCTCCACTTCCTACCACATTGCCAAGAGGACTGCCGCCTCTGCCAAGTATTCCCTCAATCCCAACTGCAGTTCCCTCtattcctttcttttctccacCACCTTCTCGTTCTACTCCTTGA